A region of Lathyrus oleraceus cultivar Zhongwan6 unplaced genomic scaffold, CAAS_Psat_ZW6_1.0 chrUn0004, whole genome shotgun sequence DNA encodes the following proteins:
- the LOC127110577 gene encoding shewanella-like protein phosphatase 2 produces MEIEKENSFCKQIPSLFSSFVDTFVDFSVSGFFLLPPPSSPPPPLPTRLPSPQRLIAIGDLHGDLKKSKEALRIAGLIDASDRYTGGSSTVVQIGDILDRGGDEIKILYLMEKLKREAARSGGRIVTMNGNHEIMNVEGDFRFATRSGLKEFRVWLYWYREGNKMKSLCKGFEPVKDPLDGVHVAFPGVRKKYHDGFRARVAALRPNGPISRRFFSQNVTVLVVGDSVFVHGGLLQEHVNYGLEKINKEVSDWFKGLYGHRFSPQHCRGKNAVVWLRKFSDGNCDCSSLEHVLSTIPGVKRMIMGHTIQTEGINSVCRNKAIRIDVGMSKGCGDGLPEVLEIDRIAGVRILTSNALYQGIQENVDVRMEEEGFGMLVNNQHDRPRQVEVKA; encoded by the coding sequence ATGGAAATTGAAAAAGAAAACTCATTTTGCAAACAAATTCCCAGTCTCTTTTCTTCATTCGTCGACACATTCGTTGACTTTTCTGTCAGCGGTTTCTTCCTCCTACCTCCGCCGTCATCTCCGCCACCTCCGCTTCCCACTCGTCTCCCCTCCCCGCAACGTCTCATCGCCATCGGCGACCTCCATGGCGACCTCAAGAAGTCAAAAGAAGCTCTCCGCATCGCCGGCCTCATCGACGCCTCCGATCGCTATACCGGAGGCTCATCCACTGTTGTTCAAATCGGCGATATCCTCGACCGAGGCGGCGACGAGATCAAAATCCTCTACCTAATGGAAAAACTGAAACGCGAAGCAGCACGTTCCGGCGGAAGAATCGTCACCATGAACGGTAACCACGAGATCATGAACGTGGAAGGAGATTTCCGTTTCGCGACGAGAAGCGGCCTCAAGGAATTTAGGGTTTGGTTGTATTGGTACCGCGAAGGTAACAAAATGAAGAGTCTCTGCAAAGGTTTCGAACCGGTTAAAGATCCGTTAGACGGCGTCCACGTGGCGTTTCCTGGCGTGAGGAAGAAGTATCACGACGGATTTAGGGCTAGGGTTGCGGCGTTAAGGCCGAACGGTCCGATTTCTAGAAGATTCTTTTCACAGAACGTTACCGTTTTGGTAGTTGGAGATTCGGTTTTTGTTCATGGTGGTTTGTTGCAAGAACATGTTAATTACGGTTTGGAGAAGATTAACAAGGAAGTTAGTGATTGGTTTAAGGGTTTATATGGTCACCGGTTTTCGCCACAGCATTGCCGTGGGAAGAATGCTGTTGTTTGGCTAAGGAAATTCTCTGATGGAAATTGTGATTGTTCGAGTCTTGAGCATGTTTTGTCTACTATTCCAGGTGTTAAGAGAATGATTATGGGGCATACTATTCAGACCGAAGGGATTAACAGTGTTTGCAGGAACAAGGCTATTCGAATCGATGTTGGTATGTCGAAAGGGTGTGGTGACGGTTTGCCTGAGGTTTTGGAGATTGATAGGATTGCAGGGGTGAGAATATTGACATCAAATGCTTTATATCAGGGTATTcaagaaaatgttgatgttagGATGGAGGAAGAAGGGTTTGGAATGTTGGTTAATAATCAACATGATAGACCTAGGCAAGTGGAAGTTAAGGCGTAA
- the LOC127110559 gene encoding casein kinase 1-like protein HD16 — MRVLRSGRRRRLAPVSREKTEQADKYVKTRAAVAAAKKNEQKISVIEISESDNDVRKEEEEMGDESGGLSANKGVPQEDEGNTTPFPERVQVGGSPVYKVERKLGKGGFGQVFVGRRVTGGNDRLNGPGATEVALKFEHRNSKGCNYGPPYEWQVYNTLGGSHGIPKVHYKGRQGEYYVMVMDMLGPSLWDVWNTTGQAMSAEMTACIAVESLSILDKMHSKGYVHGDVKPENFLLGQPGTAQEKKLFLVDLGLATKWRDTSNGQHVEYDQRPDMFRGTVRYASVHAHLGRTASRRDDLESLAYTLIFLHKGRLPWQGYQGDNKSYLVCKKKMGTSPEMLCCFCPAPFRHFLEFVVGMKFDEEPNYSKLISLFDSMLGPNPALRPINTEGAQKVGQKRGRLNIEEEDDSQPKKKVRLGVPATQWISIYNARMPMKQRYHYNVADGRLEQHVERGIADGLLISCVASCSNLWALIMDAGTGFTNQVYKLSPLFLHKEWIMEQWEKNYYITSIAGVTNGSSLVVMSKGTQYTQQSYKVSDSFPFKWINKKWREGFHVTSMATAGSRWGVVMSRNAGFSDQVVELDFLYPSEGVHRRWDNGYRITATAATWDQSALILSKPRRRPADETQETLRTSQFPSTHVKEKWSKNLYLACLCYGRTVC; from the exons ATGCGGGTGCTTCGTAGCGGACGCCGACGTCGTCTTGCTCCGGTAAGCCGTGAAAAAACCGAACAAGCGGACAAATACGTGAAGACACGCGCCGCTGTCGCGGCGGCAAAGAAAAACGAGCAGAAGATATCGGTTATCGAGATATCTGAGTCGGATAACGACGTAAGGAAAGAGGAGGAAGAGATGGGCGATGAAAGTGGGGGTTTGAGTGCTAATAAAGGCGTTCCTCAAGAGGATGAGGGAAATACTACTCCTTTTCCTGAAAGG GTTCAAGTAGGAGGTTCGCCTGTGTACAAAGTGGAGAGGAAACTTGGCAAAGGTGGGTTTGGACAGGTTTTCGTTGGTCGTCGAGTTACTGGTGGTAATGATCGCCTTAATGGCCCCGGTGCCACTGAG GTGGCTTTGAAATTTGAACATAGAAATAGTAAAGGCTGTAACTATGGCCCTCCTTATGAATGGCAAGTGTACAA CACCCTTGGTGGAAGTCACGGAATACCTAAAGTACATTATAAAGGAAGGCAAGGAGAATATTACGTGATG GTTATGGACATGCTTGGTCCAAGTTTGTGGGATGTGTGGAATACCACAGGCCAGGC GATGTCTGCAGAAATGACTGCTTGTATTGCTGTTGAGTCACTGTCTATCTTAGACAAGATGCATTCAAAGGG ATATGTGCATGGAGATGTAAAACCAGAAAACTTTTTACTAGGTCAGCCAGGTACAGCACAAGAGAAGAAATTGTTTCTTGTTGACCTCGGATTAG CCACAAAGTGGAGAGACACGTCCAATGGGCAGCATGTTGAATACGATCAACGCCCTGATATGTTCAG AGGAACTGTTCGATATGCAAGTGTTCATGCTCATTTGGGAAGAACTGCTAGTAGAAGGGATGATCTTGAATCCCTTGCATACACACTCATTTTTCTTCATAAGGGCCGATTACCATGGCAAGGTTATCAG ggAGATAATAAGTCCTATCTTGTTTGCAAAAAGAAGATGGGAACTTCTCCTGAGATGTTATGCTGCTTCTGCCCTGCTCCTTTCAGACATTTTCTTGAGTTTGTAGTGGGCATGAAATTCGACGAAGAACCTAACTATTCCAAGCTAATATCCCTATTTGATAGTATGCTTGGACCAAATCCTGCATTGCGGCCAATTAATACTGAAGGTGCTCAAAAG GTTGGGCAAAAGAGGGGAAGATTGAATATCGAAGAAGAAGATGATTCacagcccaagaagaaggttcGTTTGGGGGTTCCTGCTACACAATGGATATCAATTTACAATGCAAGAATGCCAATGAAGCAAAG GTATCATTACAATGTAGCGGATGGAAGATTAGAGCAGCATGTAGAACGGGGAATCGCAGATGGCCTTCTTATTAGTTGTGTGGCTTCTTGTTCCAATCTCTGGGCACTTATTATGGATGCTGGAACTGGATTTACAAATCAAGTTTACAAGTTGTCACCTTTATTCTTACACAAG GAATGGATCATGGAACAATGGGAGAAGAATTATTACATTACTTCTATTGCCGGGGTTACAAATGGGAGCTCTCTTGTGGTGATGTCAAAAG GGACACAGTATACACAACAGTCATACAAAGTAAGCGACTCTTTCCCCTTCAAATGGATAAACAAGAAATGGAGAGAAGGTTTTCACGTGACTTCAATGGCCACTGCTGGAAGTCGTTGGGGTGTTGTCATGTCGCGGAATGCTGGATTCAGTGATCAG GTCGTTGAACTCGATTTTCTGTACCCTAGCGAAGGAGTCCATAGAAGATGGGATAATGGTTACAGAATAACAGCAACTGCTGCTACATGGGATCAATCTGCTCTAATATTAAGCAAACCAAGGCGCAGACCTGCCGACGAAACACAAGAAACTCTCCGGACATCCCAATTTCCAAGCACACATGTTAAG GAAAAATGGTCTAAAAACCTTTACCTTGCTTGTCTGTGCTATGGACGTACAGTATGCTGA